The Panicum hallii strain FIL2 chromosome 9, PHallii_v3.1, whole genome shotgun sequence genome has a window encoding:
- the LOC112876698 gene encoding PLASMODESMATA CALLOSE-BINDING PROTEIN 3-like codes for MADAARLFLLVAVAAALAGRSDGAWCVCRSDLGDSALQKTLDYACGDGADCKPILQNGPCFAPDTVRAHCSYAVNSFYQRNNQNAQACVFSGTAILSNTDPSGNGCTYPATPSAAATSNGGSPGVDSPPTMGPSALNDNSGAGVLPVAGVAARLVILASSLMALYLSS; via the exons ATGGCGGACGCGGCTCGCCTCTTCCTGCTGGTGGCGGtggccgccgcgctcgccggcCGCTCAG ACGGCGCGTGGTGCGTGTGCCGCTCGGACCTGGGGGACAGCGCGCTGCAGAAGACGCTCGACTACGCGTGCGGCGACGGCGCCGACTGCAAGCCCATCCTGCAGAACGGGCCCTGCTTCGCCCCGGACACCGTCAGGGCGCACTGCTCCTACGCCGTCAACAGCTTCTACCAGCGCAACAACCAGAACGCGCAGGCATGCGTCTTCTCCGGCACCGCAATCCTCTCGAACACCGACCCGA GCGGCAATGGCTGCACTTACCCTGCGACCCCAAG CGCCGCTGCTACAAGCAACGGCGGTTCGCCCGGCGTTGACAGCCCCCCGACGATGGGCCCGTCAGCCCTCAACGACAACAGTGGCGCTGGTGTCCTCCCGGTGGCTGGAGTCGCCGCTCGGCTGGTGATCCTAGCCTCCTCGCTCATGGCTCTCTACCTGAGCTCGTGA
- the LOC112877468 gene encoding guanine nucleotide-binding protein-like NSN1, which produces MVKKSKKSKSKRVTLRQKHKVLRKVKEHHRKKRKEAKKEGKAGHRKKVEKDPGIPNEWPFKEQELKALEARRAQALQELELKKEARKERARKRKLGLLEDEDIAKLASAASAQGNEFAEKDATKENTPLEMGKSHDHSERSFYKELVKVIEASDVILEVLDARDPLGTRCIDMERMVRKADPSKRIVLLLNKIDLVPKEAVEKWLTYLREEMPTVAFKCNTQEQRTKLGWKSSKLDKASNIPQSSDCLGSENLIKLLKNYSRSHELKLAITVGIVGLPNVGKSSLINSLKRSRVVNVGSTPGVTRSMQEVQLDKKVKLLDCPGVVMLKSSNSGVSVALRNCKRVEKMEDPISPVKEILSICSHEKLLSLYRVPSFSSVDEFLQKVAILRGKLKKGGIVDVEAAARIVLHDWNEGKIPYYTLPPKRDAGEDSDAVIISEGGKEFNIDEIYKAESSYIGGLKSIDDFHHIEIPPNAPPGIDEEMLEDGKKPSEPVEEICEESMSDVNDHEGSKTTSGTTQHDKLYTAEGILDPRKRKAEKKRRKANKFSALGDMDADYDFKVDYQMQDAAADGEDDESNGAPANGKDGGDEAKDTDPMTGVDDA; this is translated from the exons ATGGTGAAGAAGAGCAAGAAGAGCAAGAGCAAGCGCGTTACGCTGCGCCAGAAGCACAAGGTGCTGCGCAAGGTGAAAGAGCACCACCGCAAGAAGCGTAAGGAGGCCAAGAAGGAGGGCAAGGCCGGTCACCGGAAGAAGGTCGAGAAGGACCCGGGGATCCCCAACGAGTGGCCGTTTAAGGagcaggagctcaaggcgctcGAGGCGCGCCGCGCCCAGGCGCTGCAGGAGCTCGAGCTCAAGAAGGAGGCGCGCAAGGAGAGG GCTCGGAAGAGGAAGCTTGGATTGCTTGAGGATGAGGACATTGCCAAATTGGCATCTGCAGCTTCCGCACAGGGCAACGAGTTTGCAGAGAAGGATGCAACAAAGGAGAACACTCCTTTAGAAATGGGAAAGAGCCATG ATCATTCAGAGAGGTCGTTCTACAAGGAGCTTGTTAAAGTGATTGAGGCTTCTGATGTGATTCTTGAGGTTCTTGATGCAAGGGACCCACTGGGTACCCGTTGCATTGATATGGAAAGGATGGTCAGGAAGGCTGATCCTAGTAAACGGATTGTGCTGCTACTCAACAAAATAG ACCTTGTTCCAAAGGAAGCAGTAGAGAAGTGGCTTACATATCTAAGAGAAGAAATGCCAACAGTTGCATTTAAGTGTAATACCCAAGAGCAGAGGACCAAGCTAGGATGGAAATCATCAAAACTTGATAAAGCGAGCAACATTCCACAAAGCAGTGATTGTCTTGGTTCTGAGAATCTTATCAAATTACTCAAAAATTATTCCAGAAGCCATGAG CTCAAACTGGCAATTACAGTGGGTATTGTTGGGCTTCCTAATGTTGGCAAGAGCAGTCTGATCAACAGCTTGAAGAGGTCCCGAGTTGTTAATGTTGGTTCCACTCCAGGGGTCACTAGATCAATGCAAGAGGTTCAATTAGACAAGAAGGTGAAGTTGCTGGATTGTCCTGGTGTAGTTATGCTCAAATCTTCCAATAGTGGTGTGTCTGTAGCCCTCCGCAATTGCAAAAGAGTTGAGAAAATGGAAGATCCAATCAGTCCTG TGAAGGAGATCCTAAGTATTTGCTCGCACGAGAAGTTGCTGTCTCTGTACAGGGTGCCAAGCTTTAGTTCAGTTGATGAGTTCCTCCAAAAGGTTGCCATTCTTCGGGGGAAATTGAAAAAGGGTGGTATAGTGGATGTTGAAGCTGCAGCAAGAATTGTGCTTCATGACTGGAATGAAG GTAAAATACCGTATTATACACTGCCACCTAAAAGAGATGCTGGGGAGGACTCAGATGCAGTGATAATTTCAGAAGGTGGGAAAGAATTTAATATTGATGAAATTTACAAAGCCGAGTCTTCGTACATTGGTGGTCTTAAGTCTATTGATGATTTCCATCATATTGAGATTCCACCAAATGCCCCACCTGGCATTGATGAAGAGATGCTTGAG GATGGCAAGAAGCCGAGTGAGCCTGTTGAGGAAATCTGTGAGGAGTCGATGTCTGATGTAAATGACCATGAAGGAAGTAAGACAACCAGTGGTACCACACAGCATGACAAGCTGTACACAGCTGAGGGCATACTTGATCCTCGCAAGAGGAAAGCAGAGAAGAAACGACGCAAGGCAAACAAGTTCAGTGCACTGGGTGACATGGATGCAGACTATGATTTCAAGGTGGATTATCAAATGCAGGATGCGGCAGCTGATGGTGAGGACGATGAGAGCAACGGAGCCCCTGCCAATGGTAAAGATGGCGGAGATGAAGCCAAGGATACTGACCCGATGACCGGCGTTGATGATGCGTGA
- the LOC112878252 gene encoding transmembrane protein adipocyte-associated 1 homolog yields MRALLAEGAMALAVAPEANSSSGGAAASPAGPLWWVSECHGVWYSLAVMLPSLAFVGFLAWQARRSFRRLSYGRSHVVVVAYYALLWAVAVLNLLWCFLQAWQCMPDRAFSWNILSLFTKSGMLFLEVSLIAFLLQGNDASGFESLARTFVISGAVVAADVLLKTIYVFGFGVPLFIDGGQGTGGKWGLWILHKLVLTGVYGLIVFMHHSRWRDRLPAKPAYYNYVCAMLLLNGISLFGCFLVASGAGFGLWLYNLTTVCYHSLYLPLLYATFLADFFQEEDMLLENVYYSEMKDAGFFDADWD; encoded by the exons ATGCGGGCGCTGCTCGCGGAGGGCGCGATGGCGCTGGCGGTAGCGCCGGAGGCCAACTCGTCGTCGGGCGGAGCTGCGGCGTCGCCGGCGGGGCCGCTGTGGTGGGTATCGGAGTGCCATGGGGTGTGGTACAGCCTGGCGGTGATGCTGCCGTCGCTGGCCTTCGTGGGGTTTCTAGCCTGGCAGGCGCGGCGGAGCTTCCGCAGGCTCAGCTACGGCCGGTCTCACGTCGTTGTGGTCGCATACTACGCGCTCCTCTGGGCTGTCGCCGTGCTCAACCTCCTCTGGTGCTTCCTGCAG GCATGGCAATGTATGCCTGACAGGGCATTCTCATGGAATATACTGTCACTGTTTACAAAATCAGGAATGCTATTCTTGGAAGTCAGTCTCATAGCATTTCTACTTCAAGGAAATGATGCCAGTGGTTTTGAGTCTTTGGCGCGAACCTTTGTTATCTCTGGAGCTGTAGTTGCTGCTGATGTATTGCTCAAG ACTATATATGTTTTTGGCTTCGGTGTTCCTTTGTTCATTGATGGTGGTCAAGGAACTGGTGGGAAATGGGGCCTATGGATTCTCCACAAACTGGTGCTTACTGGAGTCTATGGCCTGATTGTTTTCATGCATCACTCAAGATGGAGAGACAGGCTACCTG CAAAACCAGCATACTACAACTACGTATGTGCGATGTTGCTACTGAATGGCATATCACTGTTTGGATGTTTCCTTGTTGCAAGTGGAGCTGGATTTGGTTTATG GCTATATAATCTCACAACCGTATGCTATCATTCTCTTTACCTTCCTCTCCTGTATGCGACTTTCTTAGCAGACTTCTTCCAG GAGGAGGACATGCTACTAGAGAATGTCTACTATTCTGAAATGAAAGATGCTGGGTTCTTTGATGCTGACTGGGATTAA